The Siansivirga zeaxanthinifaciens CC-SAMT-1 region TCTTTATTTATTTTAGAATTGGTTCTGGTTAATCCTTTTAAGGCTTCATAAGGATTTGGATAAGCTTCTCTTCTTAAAATAGTTTGAATAGCTTCGGCAACTACAGCCCAGTTATTTTCTAAATCTTCGGCAAACTTAGGTTCATTAAGTAATAATTTGTCTAAACCTTTTAATGTCGATTTAAAACCAATTAACGTATGTCCTAATGGTACACCAACGTTTCTAAGCACGGTACTGTCGGTTAAATCGCGTTGTAATCTAGAAATAGGAAGCTTAGCCGATAAATGTTCAAAAATAGCATTGGCAATTCCTAAATTACCTTCGCTGTTTTCAAAATCTATGGGGTTTACTTTATGCGGCATGGCACTACTTCCAACTTCACCGGCTTTAATTTTTTGCTTAAAATAATCCATAGAAACATAGGTCCATATATCTCTATCTAAATCTATAATAATGGTGTTTATACGTTTTAAAGCATCAAACATAGCTGCCATATGGTCGTAATGCTCAATTTGAGTTGTTGGAAACGAGTGGTATAAACCTAGTTTTTCTTCAACAAATTTGTCACCAAAAGTTTTCCAATCTATCGTTGGATATGCCACATGGTGCGCATTAAAATTACCTGTTGCACCACCAAATTTAGCGGCGTGGGGTACAGCGCTTAATAGTTTTAATTGTTCTTCTAAACGCACAACAAACACTTCAATTTCTTTTCCAAGACGGGTAGGAGATGCCGGTTGACCGTGAGTTCTTGCAAGCATCGAAACACCTGCCCAGTCTTTTGCCAATGTTTTAAGTTTGTTTAAAACTAAGGTGTATTCTGGGATATAAACAACGTCGATAGCCTCTTTTATACTTAAAGGAATTGCTGTGTTATTAATGTCTTGTGAGGTTAAACCAAAGTGAATAAATTCTTTAAATTTTGATAAACCTAAGGCATCAAATTTTTCTTTTATAAAATATTCAACAGCTTTAACATCGTGGTTTGTAACACTTTCAATTTTTTTAATCGCTAAAGCATCTTCAGTAGAGAAATTTTTATAAATAGCTCTTAAATCATCAAAAAGATTAGTATCAACATCTTTTAGTTGAGGTAACGGAATTTCACATAAAGCAATAAAGTATTCTATTTCAACTAGAACACGGTATTTAATTAAAGCTTCTTCAGAAAAATAAGGTGCTAATTCGTTTACTTTGCTTCTATATCTTCCATCAATTGGAGAAATGGCGTTAAGTGGTGTTAATGACA contains the following coding sequences:
- the purB gene encoding adenylosuccinate lyase, which produces MSLTPLNAISPIDGRYRSKVNELAPYFSEEALIKYRVLVEIEYFIALCEIPLPQLKDVDTNLFDDLRAIYKNFSTEDALAIKKIESVTNHDVKAVEYFIKEKFDALGLSKFKEFIHFGLTSQDINNTAIPLSIKEAIDVVYIPEYTLVLNKLKTLAKDWAGVSMLARTHGQPASPTRLGKEIEVFVVRLEEQLKLLSAVPHAAKFGGATGNFNAHHVAYPTIDWKTFGDKFVEEKLGLYHSFPTTQIEHYDHMAAMFDALKRINTIIIDLDRDIWTYVSMDYFKQKIKAGEVGSSAMPHKVNPIDFENSEGNLGIANAIFEHLSAKLPISRLQRDLTDSTVLRNVGVPLGHTLIGFKSTLKGLDKLLLNEPKFAEDLENNWAVVAEAIQTILRREAYPNPYEALKGLTRTNSKINKESISNFIDTLEVSDAIKQELKNISPSNYTGI